Proteins from a single region of Verrucomicrobiales bacterium:
- a CDS encoding universal stress protein, which yields MKTILNERLLSNSFTFDRPTTPHDSRGFDDPSSTEDTRLQLRRILVPVDFTSASLSALRYATRLARQFGSQIYLLHVLERGMFLNDLDSRLITKPADEVASDSVEQLSQLARRELPADLPVKPLGRSGKPGPEIVHAAETLDIDLILLAAHNHSALRRALLGSTADYVARHAACPVFLARPGDDDDELDPVLWRDTESDHEPSPTNSPFERPGNQ from the coding sequence ATGAAAACCATCCTAAATGAACGGCTACTTTCCAACTCTTTTACTTTCGACCGCCCGACTACGCCACACGACTCGCGCGGGTTCGATGACCCCAGCAGCACTGAAGACACGCGCCTACAACTGCGTCGCATCCTCGTGCCGGTTGACTTCACGTCGGCGTCGCTGTCGGCGTTGCGCTACGCCACGCGGCTGGCGCGCCAGTTCGGCAGCCAAATTTACCTGCTGCATGTGCTGGAGCGGGGGATGTTCCTGAACGACCTCGACAGCCGACTCATTACGAAACCGGCTGACGAAGTCGCCTCCGACTCGGTGGAACAGTTGAGTCAGTTGGCGCGGCGCGAATTGCCCGCAGACCTGCCGGTCAAGCCGCTCGGGCGCTCGGGCAAACCGGGCCCTGAGATCGTTCACGCCGCCGAGACGCTGGACATCGACCTGATCCTTCTCGCTGCTCACAACCATAGCGCCCTCCGTCGCGCGCTGTTGGGGAGCACCGCCGACTACGTGGCCCGGCACGCAGCCTGCCCAGTCTTTCTCGCCCGGCCGGGCGACGACGACGACGAACTGGACCCCGTGCTGTGGCGAGACACCGAGTCAGACCACGAACCCTCACCAACCAACAGCCCTTTTGAGCGACCGGGCAACCAGTGA
- a CDS encoding universal stress protein has translation MSKQQLVLIEFTPPSGFTVRIADGAQLRVAGSRERRVDGDEKRFGETCRTVPAVTRREASLPGQRARGRAVARNNHRPQEYGVDPIIISTHGRTGLKPLLPGRTAERVVRHAPCPVLVVRECELDFADGRLLPAMPKREC, from the coding sequence ATGTCGAAACAGCAACTCGTTCTCATCGAGTTCACGCCCCCAAGCGGGTTTACGGTGCGCATTGCCGACGGAGCTCAGCTACGTGTCGCCGGAAGTAGAGAGCGCCGGGTAGACGGCGATGAGAAGCGCTTTGGAGAAACTTGCAGAACTGTGCCAGCAGTAACTCGGCGCGAAGCGTCTCTGCCAGGCCAGCGAGCGCGTGGGCGTGCCGTGGCACGAAATAACCACCGCCCCCAAGAGTACGGTGTCGATCCTATCATCATCTCGACCCACGGCCGCACCGGTCTAAAGCCTTTGCTCCCCGGGCGCACCGCCGAGCGGGTCGTGCGTCATGCGCCGTGTCCGGTGCTGGTTGTGCGCGAGTGCGAGCTTGATTTCGCCGATGGCCGTCTTCTCCCAGCTATGCCTAAACGTGAGTGTTGA
- a CDS encoding HAD-IC family P-type ATPase: MTKEPETTVGPSHWHALAAPEVLQLVQTDADLGLGREEATRRLAEHGPNALPEAKHRSLLSVFLRQFASPLIYILFVAAVIAFAMGHRNDSVVILIVVIINAVIGTVQEGRAERSMEALRRLSALKVRVLRGGDEETIEAHTLVPGDLVLLSAGDAVGADARLLEAAALESAEAALTGESLPVAKHPEPLSEDTSLADRRNMVYSGTHIAAGRGKAVVVATGLATEVGKIARLTAGAADPRTPLELRIYQFGRYLVGAASGLFAIIIAFGLLRGLPFGEILMVAISQMVSMVPEGLPVAMTIALAVGMQRMAKRGAIVRRLAAVETLGSTSVICSDKTGTLTKNEMTVTTLWLPGARQIEITGAGYSPEGKLLDAGNETTCKDDAALRALLEAVALCNDAQLVRPDDGDPRWRALGDPTEAALLTLAIKGCVELDLLRQQMPRRAEIPFNSAAKMMATQHGHGPRGRVFIKGAPEVVLDLCSTARQNDQREPVDESFRRDVEAASSAMGARALRLLAVAEVDDWGLEEGVGFAPFKGRATFLGLIGQMDPPRDEVKAAVAECRDAGIRPVMVTGDHKITGLAIARTLGIARDGDLAVDGRELELMPEQDLRTSLDRISVFARVHPAQKLRIVEAFQSQNKVVAMTGDGVNDAPALASADVGVAMGITGTEVAKGAAKIVITDDNFATIVNAVQEGRLVYRNLKKVILYLFATSMAEVLVLLSALFLGYPLPLAAVQILWINIVTEGTVTVNLIMEPPEGDEMKRPPIRQDEPLLNRTMLKRVALMTPVMALSAFGYYVWRTSTGAPFELVRSETFTVLAVCQWFNVLNCRSELKSALNFSLFKNYWLLGGLALGNVLHFLVIYTEPMNRIFHTVPIPMTDFFLIGAVASLVLWVEEIRKFFARRRARKAGTIS; this comes from the coding sequence ATGACGAAGGAACCTGAGACAACGGTCGGACCCAGTCACTGGCACGCGCTGGCCGCGCCGGAAGTGCTTCAGCTTGTTCAGACTGACGCAGACCTCGGTCTCGGCCGCGAGGAAGCCACCCGCCGGCTCGCCGAGCATGGGCCAAACGCTCTGCCTGAAGCGAAACATCGCTCGCTGCTGAGCGTCTTCCTCCGGCAGTTCGCCAGCCCCCTTATCTACATCCTATTCGTCGCGGCGGTCATCGCCTTCGCGATGGGCCATCGCAACGACTCCGTCGTTATCCTCATTGTCGTCATCATCAACGCGGTTATCGGCACCGTCCAGGAGGGCCGCGCCGAACGGTCGATGGAAGCATTGCGTCGCTTGTCCGCGCTGAAGGTTCGCGTGCTGCGCGGCGGCGATGAGGAAACCATCGAAGCGCATACCCTCGTGCCTGGGGACCTTGTGCTCCTCTCGGCGGGTGATGCCGTGGGCGCGGACGCGCGCCTGCTCGAAGCCGCGGCGCTGGAATCCGCCGAAGCAGCGCTCACCGGTGAGTCGCTGCCGGTCGCCAAGCACCCCGAGCCTCTGTCTGAAGACACGTCCCTCGCCGACCGCCGCAACATGGTCTATTCCGGCACGCATATCGCCGCTGGTCGCGGCAAGGCCGTGGTGGTGGCGACCGGCCTCGCGACGGAAGTAGGCAAGATTGCGAGACTCACCGCAGGCGCTGCGGACCCAAGGACCCCGCTGGAACTGCGTATCTACCAGTTTGGGCGTTACCTGGTGGGCGCAGCCAGCGGCCTCTTTGCGATCATTATCGCGTTTGGACTGCTGCGCGGTCTGCCCTTCGGGGAAATACTCATGGTCGCCATTAGCCAGATGGTTTCCATGGTGCCGGAGGGTTTGCCGGTGGCGATGACGATTGCGCTGGCCGTCGGGATGCAGCGCATGGCGAAACGTGGCGCGATTGTCCGTCGTCTGGCCGCCGTCGAAACGCTCGGGTCCACCAGTGTGATCTGCAGCGACAAGACCGGCACGTTGACGAAGAACGAAATGACGGTCACCACGCTCTGGCTGCCGGGTGCTCGGCAAATCGAAATAACCGGCGCGGGTTACTCGCCCGAAGGCAAGCTGCTCGACGCAGGAAATGAAACCACCTGCAAAGACGACGCGGCCCTGCGCGCTCTGCTGGAGGCCGTCGCCTTGTGCAACGACGCCCAGCTCGTTCGACCCGACGATGGCGACCCGCGCTGGCGCGCGTTGGGCGACCCCACGGAAGCCGCGTTGCTCACGCTAGCCATCAAGGGCTGCGTGGAGCTCGATCTGCTCCGCCAGCAGATGCCGCGTCGCGCTGAAATTCCCTTCAATTCCGCTGCCAAGATGATGGCCACCCAACACGGCCACGGCCCGCGTGGTCGCGTCTTCATCAAGGGTGCGCCCGAAGTGGTGCTCGACCTCTGTTCCACCGCGCGCCAAAACGACCAGCGTGAACCGGTGGACGAATCGTTTCGTCGCGATGTGGAAGCCGCCTCCAGCGCGATGGGCGCCCGCGCCTTGCGCCTGCTGGCCGTGGCCGAAGTGGATGATTGGGGGTTGGAGGAAGGCGTGGGTTTCGCGCCTTTCAAGGGCCGAGCCACTTTTCTCGGTCTCATCGGGCAGATGGACCCGCCGCGCGACGAAGTAAAAGCCGCCGTGGCCGAGTGCCGCGACGCCGGCATCCGGCCCGTGATGGTCACGGGCGACCACAAAATCACCGGCCTGGCCATCGCCCGCACACTCGGGATTGCTCGCGACGGGGACCTGGCCGTGGACGGTCGCGAGTTGGAGCTGATGCCGGAGCAAGATTTGCGAACAAGCCTGGACCGCATTTCGGTGTTCGCCCGCGTGCATCCTGCGCAGAAGCTTCGCATCGTCGAAGCTTTCCAATCGCAGAACAAAGTCGTGGCCATGACCGGCGACGGCGTGAACGACGCGCCGGCCCTGGCCAGCGCCGACGTGGGCGTGGCGATGGGCATCACTGGCACCGAGGTTGCCAAGGGCGCGGCCAAGATTGTCATCACCGATGACAACTTCGCGACCATCGTCAACGCTGTCCAGGAAGGTCGGCTTGTTTACCGCAATCTCAAGAAGGTGATTCTCTACCTCTTCGCCACGTCGATGGCGGAGGTTCTCGTTCTGTTGAGCGCGCTGTTTCTCGGCTACCCGCTGCCACTGGCGGCCGTGCAGATTCTGTGGATTAACATCGTCACCGAAGGGACAGTGACGGTAAATCTCATTATGGAACCGCCGGAGGGCGACGAGATGAAGCGTCCGCCCATTCGGCAAGACGAGCCGTTACTCAACCGCACGATGCTCAAGCGCGTTGCGCTCATGACACCAGTCATGGCGCTGTCAGCGTTCGGCTACTATGTGTGGCGGACTTCGACCGGCGCGCCCTTCGAGTTGGTGCGCAGCGAGACCTTCACCGTGCTGGCGGTCTGCCAGTGGTTCAACGTGCTCAACTGCAGGAGTGAACTAAAGTCGGCACTGAACTTCAGCCTTTTCAAAAATTACTGGCTGCTCGGCGGCCTGGCCTTGGGCAACGTGCTGCACTTCCTCGTCATCTACACCGAGCCGATGAACCGCATCTTCCACACCGTGCCGATTCCGATGACAGACTTCTTCCTCATCGGTGCGGTTGCCAGCCTCGTGCTGTGGGTCGAGGAGATTCGGAAATTCTTCGCCCGCCGCCGGGCTCGCAAAGCGGGAACGATTTCATGA
- a CDS encoding LysR family transcriptional regulator, whose translation MEWLNYHHLLYFWKVAREGSILMASEKLRVSQPSICAQLKSLEEALGEKLFRRSGRNLVMTETGQLVFGYAEEIFSLGSELLNAVKQGTAQRALKLNVGVADSVPKQVASAILKPVFNLPIPVHVVCREGKVEDLLSQLAAVRLDIVLSDEPASTGLPFKTFNHLLGSCGVTFCAMPELAKRLQKGFPKSLNGAPALLPTQNTSLRRSLEKWFQSLDIRPRIVAEFEDGSLMKSVARGGGGFIPVASVVADEAVERYKFRVIGATEKCTDQFYAITAERRLTHPAVILMTEQAQKSLFR comes from the coding sequence ATGGAATGGCTGAACTACCATCACCTGCTCTATTTTTGGAAGGTCGCCCGGGAAGGCAGCATCCTCATGGCGTCCGAGAAGCTACGCGTCTCGCAGCCTTCCATCTGCGCACAGTTAAAATCTCTGGAGGAGGCGTTGGGCGAAAAACTTTTTCGGCGCAGTGGACGTAACCTGGTGATGACGGAGACGGGGCAGTTGGTCTTCGGTTATGCGGAGGAGATTTTTTCCCTCGGCAGCGAGTTGTTAAACGCGGTGAAGCAAGGCACCGCCCAGCGCGCATTGAAGCTGAACGTGGGCGTTGCCGATTCCGTTCCGAAGCAGGTGGCCAGCGCCATTCTCAAACCGGTGTTCAACCTGCCCATCCCGGTGCATGTGGTGTGTCGCGAGGGCAAGGTGGAGGACTTGCTCTCGCAACTGGCCGCGGTGCGGCTCGACATTGTGCTGTCCGATGAACCTGCCTCGACGGGGCTGCCGTTCAAGACCTTCAATCACCTCCTGGGTTCATGCGGCGTGACGTTTTGTGCGATGCCGGAGCTGGCGAAGCGACTGCAGAAGGGTTTTCCGAAATCTCTGAACGGCGCTCCGGCGCTGTTGCCGACGCAGAATACCAGTCTCCGACGGTCATTGGAGAAATGGTTCCAGTCCCTCGACATCCGCCCGCGCATTGTGGCGGAGTTTGAGGATGGTTCGCTGATGAAGTCGGTGGCCAGGGGAGGGGGAGGATTCATCCCGGTGGCCTCCGTCGTGGCAGACGAAGCCGTGGAGCGATACAAGTTCAGGGTCATCGGCGCGACGGAAAAATGTACTGACCAGTTCTACGCCATCACCGCCGAACGGCGGCTCACGCATCCGGCGGTGATTTTGATGACGGAGCAGGCACAGAAGTCTCTTTTTCGCTGA
- a CDS encoding universal stress protein: MTTKTKSSKAKQSGTRAPVLLVGTDFSSTAKAAANVAAALAQRLDGSLDLVHVSVIPAYPPLRRKLREEAERLRRSGALVHETLLNGNADEELVKRSQLGSCRLIVVSSLGKRRSERWLLGSVSERTAERATVPTLVVRDPAPFEAWTRGQRQLKVFVAFNFTVTSEAAMRWVKELQAIGPCDVVVGYVDWPPEQRTRLGGSGSLPLVGNLPDVQAVLERDVRTRAVELLGDMPFRLRVEANWGRPDARLAEMAKEEGSDVIAVGSHQYRGFERLWHTSVSRGLLHSATMSVAVVPLSTLEKRGADMAPAVRRVLVTTDFSELANHAIPHAYSLVRGGGTVYLVHVAHPQQLPGGEYLQGPSDRRFEGQHAKHIQAAIGKLRALIPAEAALRGVITEVEVVEHRDVAEAIGQVAERFGVDIICLGTHGGSGLSKALMGSVAQKVMTNSERPLLVVRPPVE; the protein is encoded by the coding sequence ATGACTACCAAAACCAAATCATCGAAAGCCAAACAATCGGGGACGAGAGCTCCGGTGCTGCTTGTTGGTACCGATTTTTCCTCCACTGCCAAGGCGGCGGCGAACGTCGCCGCCGCCTTGGCGCAACGCTTGGACGGGTCTCTCGATCTGGTTCACGTGAGCGTGATTCCGGCGTATCCGCCGCTGCGCAGAAAGTTGCGTGAGGAGGCGGAGCGCCTGCGACGGTCAGGCGCGTTGGTCCATGAGACGCTCCTTAACGGCAACGCCGATGAGGAGTTGGTCAAGCGCTCTCAGCTCGGATCTTGCCGGCTGATTGTCGTGTCGTCGCTGGGTAAGCGGCGTTCTGAACGTTGGCTGCTGGGCAGCGTTTCGGAGCGGACGGCTGAGCGGGCGACTGTACCAACGCTGGTGGTGCGTGACCCCGCTCCGTTTGAAGCGTGGACGCGAGGTCAACGACAGTTGAAAGTGTTTGTCGCGTTCAACTTCACGGTCACATCCGAGGCCGCTATGCGCTGGGTCAAGGAGTTGCAAGCTATCGGCCCGTGCGATGTGGTGGTGGGTTACGTGGACTGGCCGCCGGAACAACGGACGCGCCTTGGTGGCTCTGGATCGTTGCCCTTGGTGGGCAATCTGCCCGATGTGCAGGCTGTATTGGAACGAGATGTGCGAACGCGAGCGGTCGAGTTGCTGGGTGACATGCCCTTTCGGTTGCGGGTGGAGGCCAATTGGGGGCGTCCCGATGCGCGGCTGGCTGAGATGGCCAAGGAGGAAGGGTCCGACGTCATCGCGGTCGGCTCACACCAATATCGCGGCTTCGAGAGGCTGTGGCACACTTCGGTGTCGCGCGGATTGCTCCACAGCGCGACGATGAGCGTGGCGGTGGTTCCGCTCTCCACCCTTGAGAAACGCGGAGCCGACATGGCCCCAGCGGTGCGGCGGGTTCTCGTAACGACGGATTTTTCGGAGCTGGCCAACCACGCGATTCCCCACGCCTATTCCCTAGTGCGTGGCGGGGGCACTGTTTACCTAGTGCATGTGGCGCATCCCCAGCAACTACCCGGGGGCGAGTATTTGCAAGGCCCTTCAGACCGTCGCTTCGAAGGGCAACATGCCAAACACATCCAGGCGGCGATCGGGAAGCTGCGCGCGTTGATACCGGCGGAGGCCGCACTGCGAGGCGTCATCACAGAGGTGGAGGTGGTCGAACACCGTGATGTTGCTGAGGCGATTGGTCAGGTGGCGGAACGGTTCGGAGTGGACATCATCTGCCTGGGCACGCACGGCGGGTCTGGATTGTCGAAGGCGCTGATGGGCTCGGTTGCCCAGAAAGTGATGACAAACAGCGAACGTCCGTTACTCGTCGTTCGCCCGCCGGTGGAATAA
- a CDS encoding magnesium transporter, with the protein MKHDAPHLTEPVLRHARKDFAVLGVEMTVAGALDAIRQRGIGEKIVYFYVVDADQRLVGVVPTRRLLTASLEQRLPEIMVSRVLAIPQTATLLEACELFVLHRFLAFPVVDEQRHVVGVVNVDLFTREVFNFTEQERIDEVFEAIGFHVSQVRDASPWRAFRFRFPWLLATIASGTICAFLAGAFELTLAKSLVLAFFLTLVLGLGESVSMQSMSVTIHALRFMQPTWRWYVRAFQREVGTALLLGVTCGAAVTAIAWLWRGAALPALVIGGGIVLSLGTACVLGLSIPAILHALKLDPKIAAGPVTLALTDIFTVLFYFTLAAWLL; encoded by the coding sequence ATGAAGCACGACGCACCCCATTTGACCGAACCGGTCCTGCGCCATGCGCGCAAGGACTTCGCTGTATTGGGGGTTGAGATGACCGTCGCAGGAGCGTTGGATGCGATTCGCCAGCGAGGTATCGGAGAGAAGATTGTCTATTTCTATGTGGTGGACGCAGACCAGCGCCTGGTTGGCGTCGTGCCGACTCGTCGCTTGCTCACGGCATCATTGGAGCAACGGTTGCCGGAAATCATGGTATCGCGGGTGCTGGCCATCCCCCAGACGGCGACATTGCTGGAAGCGTGCGAGTTATTTGTTCTGCACCGCTTTTTGGCCTTTCCGGTGGTGGATGAACAGCGCCATGTCGTCGGGGTGGTCAATGTCGATTTGTTCACGCGGGAGGTTTTCAACTTTACTGAGCAAGAGCGAATAGACGAGGTGTTTGAGGCGATTGGCTTTCACGTTTCACAGGTGCGTGATGCGTCACCCTGGCGTGCGTTTCGGTTTCGCTTCCCTTGGTTGTTGGCCACCATCGCCAGCGGCACGATTTGCGCGTTCCTGGCGGGCGCGTTCGAGTTGACGCTGGCCAAGAGCCTGGTGCTCGCCTTTTTTCTGACGCTGGTTCTGGGCTTGGGTGAGAGCGTCAGCATGCAGTCGATGTCCGTCACGATTCACGCGCTGCGGTTCATGCAGCCCACCTGGCGCTGGTATGTGCGAGCGTTCCAGCGAGAGGTCGGAACCGCACTGCTCTTGGGAGTGACGTGCGGCGCGGCGGTGACGGCAATTGCCTGGCTGTGGCGCGGCGCGGCCCTGCCGGCGCTGGTGATCGGTGGTGGCATTGTGCTTTCACTGGGCACGGCCTGTGTGCTGGGACTGAGCATCCCGGCCATTCTGCACGCGCTCAAGCTCGACCCGAAGATTGCGGCCGGGCCAGTAACGCTGGCATTGACGGACATTTTCACCGTCTTGTTTTACTTCACGCTCGCAGCCTGGCTGCTTTGA
- a CDS encoding universal stress protein, with protein sequence MDRSSLALVGVEFSECAKAALQQAARMARRQNATLHVLRYRMAKPEATPGFHKQYKHMLQRRSKDVVGASRWR encoded by the coding sequence ATGGATCGTTCCAGTTTAGCTCTGGTCGGAGTGGAATTTTCCGAGTGCGCGAAAGCCGCCCTGCAACAAGCGGCTCGCATGGCCAGGAGGCAGAACGCGACGCTGCATGTGCTGCGCTATCGAATGGCGAAACCCGAAGCCACTCCTGGTTTCCACAAGCAATATAAGCACATGCTTCAACGGCGGTCGAAGGACGTCGTCGGCGCATCGCGCTGGCGTTGA
- a CDS encoding response regulator — MKKTALLVTESIQTLESLGAPLQLANYEVLLARNAREASNQFSAAHIDLTLVDLDWPTANGWDALKLLHEVIGGRPYLPVILITSRSGLGDEAQAYGARALAEKPLDVPALLATAEELLAESQAEGQSRACNQRADFRHPLPELPEFRELIRRRATPPYVNPPPTSRWGLNE, encoded by the coding sequence ATGAAAAAAACTGCCTTGCTTGTCACTGAGAGCATTCAAACCCTCGAAAGCCTGGGAGCGCCTTTGCAACTGGCCAACTACGAAGTCCTCCTCGCCCGCAACGCTCGCGAAGCGTCCAACCAGTTTTCCGCGGCCCATATCGACCTCACGCTGGTGGACCTGGACTGGCCCACGGCCAATGGCTGGGACGCCCTCAAGTTGCTGCATGAGGTAATCGGCGGGCGGCCCTATCTGCCCGTCATTCTTATCACGAGTCGCTCGGGTCTGGGTGATGAGGCACAAGCCTATGGCGCACGCGCGCTGGCCGAGAAGCCTCTGGATGTGCCGGCTCTGCTCGCGACAGCCGAAGAACTGCTGGCGGAATCGCAGGCTGAAGGACAGAGCCGAGCCTGCAACCAACGCGCCGATTTCCGGCACCCGCTACCGGAACTACCTGAATTCCGCGAATTGATTCGCCGACGGGCCACGCCCCCTTACGTCAACCCACCCCCAACTTCGCGCTGGGGCTTGAACGAATGA
- a CDS encoding universal stress protein codes for MKALAPRSTRPVEFAPALTGEQDESIRTLPGRPEDQVHSRLPGPALKLGKILVPTDFSNASVATLKCAIALANYFTAEISLLHVAEFDALARGFDSTAVLPSHEDSVEHAARRLERISRRFVPTPHRGETLVRSGEPVRQVMETARWLGINLIVLSTQGPSSIQQMLKPSIAERVVRGAPCPVLTVRQEFLLNGNPSLASAPASWRNILVPVDFTQSSRNALRYAVTLALPARSKLTLFHLAAVHVVCVAPEMVEIPPDHEALRCEAETQLAEWAVADVPKTLAVDTVVQVGAPAGPFVATAAERFTAVLIVQGTHHHTWWERLASDHTAERIVRTGPCPVLSIPE; via the coding sequence ATGAAAGCTCTCGCTCCACGCTCCACGCGGCCGGTCGAATTTGCACCAGCCCTGACCGGCGAACAGGATGAATCCATTCGCACACTGCCGGGTAGGCCGGAAGATCAAGTCCATTCACGTCTTCCTGGCCCGGCTCTCAAGCTGGGGAAAATTCTCGTGCCGACCGATTTTTCAAATGCTTCGGTCGCCACTTTGAAATGCGCCATCGCACTGGCCAACTACTTCACCGCCGAAATCTCACTGCTTCATGTGGCAGAATTCGACGCACTCGCCCGCGGCTTTGACAGCACCGCCGTCCTTCCCTCGCACGAGGATTCCGTCGAGCACGCCGCCCGCAGACTCGAACGCATCAGCCGGCGGTTTGTTCCAACGCCGCATCGTGGAGAAACCTTGGTTCGGTCCGGGGAACCCGTTCGCCAAGTGATGGAAACGGCCCGGTGGCTCGGCATCAACCTCATCGTCTTGTCCACCCAGGGCCCCAGCAGCATCCAGCAGATGCTCAAGCCCAGCATCGCCGAGCGGGTCGTGCGCGGCGCCCCCTGTCCCGTGCTCACCGTGCGGCAGGAGTTCCTGCTCAACGGCAACCCATCACTGGCGTCAGCGCCAGCGAGTTGGAGAAACATTCTTGTCCCCGTGGACTTCACGCAGTCGTCCCGGAATGCCCTGCGATACGCTGTCACCCTTGCCTTGCCCGCGCGGTCGAAACTCACACTCTTTCACCTCGCCGCCGTTCATGTCGTGTGCGTCGCGCCGGAGATGGTCGAGATACCTCCCGATCACGAGGCGCTGCGGTGCGAAGCGGAAACGCAACTGGCCGAGTGGGCTGTGGCGGACGTTCCCAAGACTCTCGCGGTGGACACCGTGGTGCAAGTGGGCGCGCCGGCCGGGCCGTTCGTCGCCACGGCCGCCGAACGCTTCACCGCCGTCCTCATCGTGCAGGGCACGCATCACCACACTTGGTGGGAGCGGCTGGCCAGCGACCACACCGCCGAACGCATCGTGCGCACCGGGCCGTGTCCCGTCTTGAGTATCCCGGAGTAA